The following coding sequences lie in one Pseudoxanthomonas sp. SE1 genomic window:
- a CDS encoding LemA family protein, with product MQVSRLWLLVVLTVLLSGCGYNTIQQKDEAVKAGWSEVLNQYRRRADLIPNLVKTVQGYAQQERQVLTDVTNARARVGQIQVNADDAASLQQFQQAQGELSGALSRLLVVTENYPNLKSDQSFRDLQAQLEGTENRITVARGRYIQTVQDYNTYIRQFPQVITAKVTGAKEKPNFTVENEAAISEAPAVDFGTPAPVTPQAPTPPPPPPPGN from the coding sequence ATGCAGGTTTCGCGTCTGTGGTTGCTCGTCGTGTTGACCGTGCTGCTGTCCGGCTGCGGTTACAACACCATCCAGCAGAAGGACGAAGCCGTGAAGGCAGGCTGGTCCGAGGTGCTCAACCAGTACAGGCGTCGTGCCGACCTCATTCCCAACCTGGTCAAGACCGTGCAGGGCTATGCGCAACAGGAGCGCCAGGTGCTGACCGACGTGACCAACGCGCGCGCCCGCGTGGGCCAGATCCAGGTCAATGCCGACGATGCCGCCTCGCTGCAGCAGTTCCAGCAGGCGCAGGGTGAACTGTCTGGCGCACTGTCGCGGCTGCTGGTCGTCACCGAGAACTACCCGAACCTGAAATCCGACCAGTCCTTCCGCGATCTGCAGGCGCAGCTGGAAGGCACCGAGAACCGCATCACCGTGGCACGCGGGCGTTATATACAGACGGTGCAGGACTACAACACCTACATCCGCCAGTTCCCGCAGGTGATCACCGCCAAGGTCACCGGTGCGAAGGAAAAGCCGAACTTCACCGTCGAGAACGAAGCCGCGATCTCGGAAGCGCCCGCCGTCGACTTCGGTACGCCGGCCCCGGTGACGCCGCAGGCGCCGACACCGCCGCCTCCGCCGCCGCCCGGCAACTGA
- a CDS encoding TerC family protein, producing MMELLTDPQVWITLITLSAIEIVLGIDNLVFISIAVSKLPPHQREVARKFGIAVACITRILLLLTLAWLAGLTADLFTLFGQGISVRDLVLILGGVFLLVKGTKEILELVKGEPDSEDVHTRPAVSFAGVIAQIAVIDIVFSLDSVIAAVGMANHTPVMVAAILLAVAVMLLAAKPLGQFIDNNPTIKMLALAFIVAVGAYLLLDGFEMHIPKGYLYGAMGFSAVVECLNLWAKKRAGRRMLRE from the coding sequence ATGATGGAATTGCTTACCGATCCGCAGGTGTGGATCACGCTGATCACGCTGAGTGCGATCGAAATCGTGCTGGGCATCGACAACCTGGTCTTCATCTCCATCGCGGTCAGCAAGCTGCCGCCGCATCAGCGCGAAGTCGCGCGCAAGTTCGGCATCGCGGTGGCGTGCATCACCCGCATCCTGCTGCTGTTGACGCTGGCCTGGCTGGCCGGCCTGACCGCCGACCTGTTCACGCTGTTCGGGCAAGGCATCTCGGTGCGCGACCTGGTGCTGATCCTGGGTGGTGTGTTCTTGCTGGTGAAGGGCACCAAGGAAATCCTGGAACTGGTGAAGGGCGAACCCGATTCGGAAGACGTGCACACGCGCCCGGCCGTGTCGTTCGCCGGCGTGATCGCGCAGATCGCGGTGATCGACATCGTGTTCTCGCTGGACTCGGTGATCGCTGCGGTCGGCATGGCCAACCACACCCCGGTGATGGTGGCGGCGATCCTGCTGGCGGTGGCGGTGATGCTGCTGGCGGCCAAGCCGCTGGGACAGTTCATCGACAACAACCCGACCATCAAGATGCTGGCGCTGGCTTTCATCGTGGCTGTCGGTGCCTACCTGCTGCTGGACGGTTTCGAGATGCATATCCCGAAGGGCTACCTCTACGGCGCGATGGGCTTCTCGGCGGTGGTCGAGTGCCTCAACCTGTGGGCGAAGAAGCGGGCTGGCCGGCGCATGCTGCGCGAGTGA
- a CDS encoding diacylglycerol kinase, producing MADETGHLPRGPGRILKATVWSFQGLRAAWMHESSFRLEVYLLVVLAPLALWLGGTGLERALMIGSCLLVLAAELLNSAVEAVIERYGPEHHELAGRAKDMGSAAVFVLMMNVLLCWGLILAPRYL from the coding sequence ATGGCTGACGAAACCGGACACCTTCCCCGCGGCCCTGGCCGCATCCTCAAAGCCACCGTGTGGTCCTTCCAGGGACTGCGTGCGGCGTGGATGCATGAATCCTCCTTCCGGCTGGAGGTGTACCTGCTCGTCGTGCTCGCGCCGCTGGCGCTGTGGCTGGGCGGAACCGGTCTGGAGCGCGCGCTGATGATCGGCAGCTGCCTGCTGGTGCTGGCCGCCGAACTGCTGAACTCCGCCGTGGAAGCCGTGATCGAACGCTACGGTCCCGAGCACCACGAACTCGCCGGCCGCGCGAAGGACATGGGGTCGGCGGCGGTCTTCGTGCTGATGATGAACGTGCTGCTGTGCTGGGGACTGATCCTCGCGCCGCGCTACCTGTGA
- a CDS encoding SGNH/GDSL hydrolase family protein, protein MSFLNPVRPAVFASALLALLAACAGSPPTTPDVATNATATTAPRIPEQVSNAAWETDMQRFAAEDAQSPPPRGGVVFTGSSSIRLWDTLAQDFPGVPVINRGFGGSELRDSTWYADRTIVPYAPRQVVIYAGDNDINAGRTPQQLRVDFIAFVERVRRDLPKTKIAYISTKPSPSRAHLLPVQREANALVQAEAKRLGVDYIDIFTPMLDAKGQPDEALFIDDRLHMNAAGYDIWQRVIAPYVK, encoded by the coding sequence GTGTCTTTCCTGAACCCCGTTCGCCCCGCCGTGTTCGCCAGCGCATTGCTGGCCCTGCTGGCCGCCTGTGCCGGCAGCCCGCCCACGACGCCCGACGTGGCCACGAACGCCACCGCAACGACCGCCCCGCGCATCCCGGAGCAGGTGTCGAACGCCGCCTGGGAAACCGACATGCAGCGGTTCGCGGCCGAAGACGCGCAATCGCCGCCACCGCGCGGCGGCGTGGTGTTCACCGGCAGCTCGTCGATCCGCCTGTGGGACACGCTGGCGCAGGACTTCCCCGGCGTGCCGGTGATCAACCGCGGCTTCGGCGGATCCGAACTGCGCGACAGCACCTGGTACGCGGACCGCACCATCGTGCCGTATGCACCTCGGCAGGTCGTGATCTACGCAGGCGACAACGACATCAACGCCGGCCGCACGCCGCAGCAACTGCGCGTGGACTTCATCGCCTTCGTCGAGCGCGTGCGTCGCGATCTGCCGAAGACGAAGATCGCCTACATCAGCACCAAGCCCAGCCCATCGCGTGCGCACCTGTTGCCGGTGCAGCGCGAGGCCAACGCGCTGGTGCAGGCTGAAGCAAAGCGGCTCGGCGTGGACTACATCGACATCTTCACGCCGATGCTGGATGCCAAGGGCCAGCCCGACGAGGCCTTGTTCATCGACGACCGCCTGCACATGAATGCTGCCGGCTACGACATCTGGCAGCGGGTGATCGCGCCTTACGTGAAGTAG
- a CDS encoding S8 family peptidase: protein MKKNRMAMWVGLVLVTMGAAQAANAGGRPDLVIKGLKAGQPHVSGELLVKYRDGAASADRDAVVQGLGAQKLETVRRGNGRNGEIALLKLPGNVDLSAAVQVLSADPAVEYAEPNWTYQHNAVSNDTYSTNGSLWGMYGDAGTPANAYGSQASEAWAAGHTSCGNVVVGVIDEGIYFNHEDLAANIWANPYDPVDGVDNDGNGYVDDVRGWDFDGNSNNINSGGANDDHGTHVAGTIAGVGGNGKGVAGVCWSGVKLISGKFLGRRGGSTANAVKALDYFTDLKTRHGLNLVATNNSWGGGGYSQALSDAIDRASQAEILTVVAAGNDSVNCEGNTSGACYPAAYPNAGILSVAAIRSTGALVYNYGVTTVDLGAPGYGIWSTVPKASKGNVVSGYASYNGTSMATPHVTGAAALYASTRPGVTAAQVKAAILNATVPTPSLQGKTVTGGRLNVSGF, encoded by the coding sequence ATGAAGAAGAATCGCATGGCGATGTGGGTGGGTTTGGTACTCGTGACGATGGGCGCGGCGCAGGCCGCCAACGCGGGTGGCAGGCCGGATCTGGTGATCAAGGGATTGAAGGCAGGCCAGCCCCACGTCAGTGGCGAACTGCTGGTGAAGTACCGCGATGGCGCGGCGTCGGCCGATCGCGACGCGGTGGTGCAGGGCCTGGGCGCGCAGAAGCTGGAAACCGTGCGCCGCGGCAACGGCCGCAACGGCGAAATCGCACTGCTCAAGCTGCCGGGCAACGTGGATCTGTCGGCGGCCGTGCAGGTACTCAGCGCCGATCCTGCCGTCGAATACGCCGAGCCGAACTGGACCTACCAGCACAACGCGGTTTCCAACGACACGTATTCCACCAACGGTTCGCTGTGGGGCATGTACGGTGATGCGGGCACGCCCGCAAACGCGTACGGCTCGCAGGCCTCCGAAGCATGGGCTGCCGGCCACACCAGTTGCGGCAATGTCGTCGTCGGCGTGATCGACGAAGGCATCTACTTCAACCACGAAGACCTGGCGGCCAACATCTGGGCCAATCCGTACGACCCGGTCGATGGCGTGGACAACGACGGCAACGGCTACGTCGATGACGTGCGCGGCTGGGACTTCGATGGCAACAGCAACAACATCAATTCCGGCGGCGCCAACGACGACCATGGCACGCACGTGGCGGGCACCATCGCCGGCGTCGGCGGCAACGGCAAGGGCGTGGCGGGCGTGTGCTGGAGCGGCGTCAAGCTGATCAGCGGCAAGTTCCTCGGCCGCCGCGGCGGCAGCACGGCCAATGCGGTCAAGGCGCTGGACTACTTCACCGACCTCAAGACGCGCCATGGCCTGAACCTGGTGGCGACCAACAACTCGTGGGGCGGTGGCGGCTACTCGCAGGCGCTGAGCGATGCCATCGACCGCGCCAGCCAGGCCGAGATCCTCACGGTCGTCGCGGCCGGCAACGACAGCGTCAATTGCGAAGGCAACACGTCGGGTGCGTGCTATCCGGCGGCCTATCCCAATGCCGGCATCCTGTCGGTGGCGGCGATCCGCTCCACGGGCGCACTGGTCTACAACTACGGCGTCACGACCGTGGACCTGGGCGCGCCCGGCTATGGCATCTGGTCGACGGTGCCCAAGGCATCCAAGGGCAACGTGGTGTCCGGCTACGCCAGCTACAACGGCACCTCGATGGCGACGCCGCACGTGACCGGCGCTGCGGCCCTGTACGCGTCGACCCGCCCGGGCGTGACGGCTGCACAGGTCAAGGCCGCCATCCTCAACGCCACCGTGCCGACGCCGTCGCTGCAGGGCAAGACGGTCACCGGCGGACGACTCAACGTCAGCGGCTTCTGA
- a CDS encoding VOC family protein: protein MLTHCKVGAIVFFVSDLARSVDFYRGTLGLPIDALDGHDGPWAMGDVGELTLVFIPRPARAGESPVVVFSLDGGIDDHAEALAAKGVEIVVPVSESPDGGLSLDFLDPDGNVLSLHQPPGAARRA from the coding sequence ATGCTCACGCACTGCAAGGTAGGCGCCATCGTGTTCTTTGTTTCCGACCTCGCACGGTCGGTGGATTTCTATCGCGGCACGCTGGGCCTGCCGATCGACGCACTGGACGGTCACGATGGTCCGTGGGCGATGGGGGACGTCGGCGAACTGACCCTGGTCTTCATCCCGCGCCCCGCACGGGCGGGCGAATCGCCGGTCGTCGTCTTCAGCCTCGACGGCGGCATCGACGACCACGCGGAGGCGCTGGCCGCGAAAGGCGTGGAGATCGTCGTGCCGGTCAGCGAATCGCCCGATGGTGGACTGTCGCTGGATTTCCTCGATCCGGACGGCAATGTGCTGAGCCTGCACCAGCCGCCCGGTGCGGCCAGGAGAGCGTGA
- a CDS encoding isoaspartyl peptidase/L-asparaginase produces MSPHSVRRPLALAIHGGAGVIERDSHGVELETAIHAELARALDVGHAILATGGSALDAVEAAVTVLEDSPYFNAGRGAVFTADGRHELDASIMDGRHRRAGAVAGVMTVRHPVRLARRVLEDSPHVFLIGDGAEQFADTQPGIDRVPNGWFSTEARRVQLRDAQQREQRAWHGNDDLRGRYFGTVGAVALDSRGHVAAATSTGGMTNKRWGRVGDSPVIGAGTWADARCAVSCSGWGEFYIRNAAAHDIAARVAYRGDRLRDAVEDVILGEVPQHGGDGGAIAVDCDGNVALVLNTRGMYRGWVLPDGTRGTAIYQDA; encoded by the coding sequence ATGAGCCCGCATTCCGTCCGCCGGCCGCTTGCCCTGGCCATCCATGGAGGCGCCGGCGTCATCGAACGGGACAGCCACGGTGTCGAGCTGGAAACGGCGATCCATGCCGAGCTTGCACGTGCGCTCGATGTCGGCCATGCGATCCTCGCGACCGGCGGCAGCGCCCTGGATGCGGTGGAAGCGGCGGTGACCGTCCTCGAGGATTCCCCGTACTTCAACGCCGGGCGTGGCGCGGTATTCACCGCCGACGGCAGGCATGAACTGGATGCTTCCATCATGGATGGCCGCCACCGCCGTGCTGGCGCGGTTGCCGGCGTCATGACCGTGCGCCACCCGGTGCGTCTCGCGCGGCGCGTGCTGGAGGATTCACCGCACGTGTTCCTGATCGGTGATGGTGCAGAGCAGTTCGCCGACACCCAGCCCGGCATCGATCGGGTGCCGAACGGCTGGTTCTCGACCGAGGCGCGGCGCGTGCAGTTGCGTGATGCGCAGCAACGCGAGCAGCGGGCATGGCATGGCAACGACGATCTGCGCGGCCGGTACTTCGGCACCGTCGGCGCCGTGGCGCTGGACAGCCGCGGCCACGTGGCGGCCGCGACCTCGACCGGCGGCATGACCAACAAGCGCTGGGGTCGCGTGGGCGATTCGCCGGTGATCGGTGCAGGCACCTGGGCGGATGCGCGCTGCGCGGTGTCGTGCAGCGGCTGGGGCGAGTTCTACATCCGCAATGCGGCGGCGCACGACATCGCCGCGCGCGTGGCCTACCGCGGTGATCGCCTGCGCGACGCCGTGGAGGACGTGATCCTCGGCGAAGTGCCGCAGCATGGCGGCGATGGCGGCGCCATCGCGGTGGATTGCGACGGCAATGTCGCGCTGGTCCTCAACACGCGCGGCATGTATCGCGGCTGGGTGCTGCCGGACGGTACGCGCGGTACCGCCATCTACCAGGACGCCTGA
- a CDS encoding ABC transporter permease: protein MKFSDILRTALHALRGNWMRSALTSLGVIIGIAAVIVMVSVGQGTQAEIDKLVSGLGSQRLDISPGAGRGPGGGGVRMSSSSFYTLKEGDVEAIRNEIPEVQYVAGALRGNTQIVFAENNASTSWQGVQADFFDINGWVIANGEGFDAQDYSSAAKVVILGETVRRTLFGEDSGVGQTVRLGRVPFTVVGTLAPKGQGGFGQDQDDVMMVPLETARRRLLGSMGLPPGAVMQVALTVADAKDLGYVQGEVEALLRQRHKIDPGEEDDFNVRNISEIVATRTATTKLMSLLLGAVATISLIVGGIGIMNIMLVSVTERIREIGLRMAVGAGPGDVRRQFLAEAMLLSLGGGVLGIVIGVVGALLVGRFSELPVALNGQVIGLAAGFSIATGLFFGYYPARKASQLDPIEALRSQ, encoded by the coding sequence ATGAAATTCTCCGACATCCTGCGCACCGCGCTGCATGCGTTGCGCGGCAACTGGATGCGCAGCGCGCTGACCTCGCTCGGCGTGATCATCGGCATCGCCGCCGTCATCGTGATGGTGTCGGTGGGGCAGGGCACGCAGGCGGAAATCGACAAGCTGGTCTCCGGCCTCGGTTCCCAGCGCTTGGACATCAGCCCGGGTGCCGGCCGGGGCCCCGGCGGCGGTGGCGTGCGCATGAGTTCCAGCAGCTTCTACACCCTCAAGGAGGGCGACGTGGAGGCGATCCGCAACGAGATCCCGGAAGTGCAGTACGTGGCCGGCGCGTTGCGCGGCAACACGCAGATCGTGTTCGCCGAGAACAACGCGTCGACCAGCTGGCAGGGCGTGCAGGCCGACTTTTTCGACATCAACGGCTGGGTCATCGCCAATGGCGAGGGCTTCGATGCGCAGGATTATTCCAGCGCCGCCAAGGTCGTCATCCTCGGCGAGACGGTGCGGCGCACGCTGTTCGGCGAGGACAGCGGCGTCGGCCAGACCGTGCGTCTCGGGCGGGTGCCGTTCACCGTGGTGGGCACGCTGGCGCCGAAGGGGCAGGGTGGCTTCGGCCAGGACCAGGATGACGTGATGATGGTGCCGCTGGAAACCGCGCGGCGCCGACTGCTGGGCTCGATGGGCCTGCCGCCGGGCGCGGTGATGCAGGTGGCATTGACCGTGGCCGATGCCAAGGATCTCGGCTACGTGCAGGGCGAAGTGGAGGCGCTGCTGCGACAGCGGCACAAGATCGATCCGGGCGAAGAGGACGACTTCAACGTCCGCAACATTTCGGAGATCGTCGCCACCCGCACCGCGACCACCAAACTGATGTCGTTGCTGCTGGGCGCGGTGGCCACCATTTCGCTGATCGTGGGCGGCATCGGCATCATGAACATCATGCTGGTCTCGGTGACCGAACGCATCCGCGAGATCGGCCTGCGGATGGCCGTGGGCGCGGGCCCGGGCGACGTGCGCCGACAGTTCCTCGCCGAGGCCATGCTGCTGTCGCTGGGCGGCGGTGTGCTGGGCATCGTCATCGGTGTGGTCGGTGCGCTGCTGGTGGGTCGATTCAGCGAACTGCCGGTGGCGTTGAACGGGCAGGTGATCGGGCTCGCCGCGGGCTTTTCGATCGCCACCGGCCTGTTCTTCGGTTACTACCCGGCGCGCAAGGCCTCCCAGCTCGATCCCATCGAAGCGTTGCGCTCGCAGTAG
- a CDS encoding ABC transporter ATP-binding protein — MPSANAGDRVPVIQTHALGKVYSAGTEAEVVALRGVDMRVDRGDFVAIMGPSGSGKSTLMNLIGCLDTPSDGAYFCDGIDVATLDAEQLAVLRREKIGFVFQGFHLLPRMTALENVAMPLGYAQVPPGERAERARQALAAVGLAERAGHRPNELSGGQQQRVAIARALINQPPILLADEPTGALDSKTGEEILALFKRLRDDGHTVILITHDAEVAAHADRILVMRDGELHEDIEHAGGHP, encoded by the coding sequence ATGCCCTCAGCGAATGCCGGCGACCGCGTGCCGGTCATCCAGACGCACGCGCTGGGCAAGGTCTACTCCGCCGGCACCGAGGCGGAAGTGGTCGCGCTGCGCGGCGTGGACATGCGTGTGGACCGGGGCGATTTCGTCGCGATCATGGGCCCGTCCGGTTCGGGCAAGTCGACGCTGATGAACCTGATCGGCTGTCTGGACACGCCCAGCGATGGTGCCTATTTCTGCGACGGCATCGACGTGGCCACGCTGGATGCCGAACAACTGGCCGTCCTGCGCCGCGAGAAGATCGGCTTCGTATTCCAGGGCTTCCACTTGCTGCCGCGCATGACCGCGCTCGAGAACGTGGCCATGCCGCTGGGCTACGCGCAGGTGCCACCGGGCGAGCGCGCCGAGCGTGCGCGGCAGGCGCTGGCTGCGGTCGGCTTGGCCGAACGCGCGGGCCATCGCCCGAACGAACTTTCCGGCGGCCAGCAGCAGCGCGTCGCCATCGCGCGCGCGCTGATCAACCAGCCCCCGATCCTGCTGGCCGATGAGCCCACCGGCGCGCTGGACAGCAAGACCGGCGAGGAAATCCTCGCCCTGTTCAAGCGTCTGCGCGATGACGGCCATACGGTCATCCTGATCACCCACGACGCCGAAGTCGCCGCGCATGCCGACCGCATTCTGGTGATGCGCGACGGTGAGCTGCACGAGGATATCGAGCACGCCGGAGGCCATCCATGA